The sequence CGGGGGAGCACTACACTTACATCAGTCACTCTTCTCTACAGGGGCAACGCCCTACGAATTCAGCAATGCCTTAGTGGCCCGCATGGGCGGCCCCACCCAATGCTTCCCGCAGCTTGCTCTCGGAGGCGATGAGAAAGTTGGCGCTGGCGACGACGCGCTCCCCGGCTTGCAAGCCTTCCTGGACAACGTAGTAATTCCCTGCCTTGGCTCCAGCCGCCACCTCGCGGGTCTCCAAGTATCCCTGCCCGCGGTCGACGAAGGCGACCGTCTTAGTGCCGGTATCCAGCAGAGCCTCCGCCGGAACTGCAAGCCGATGGCCCAGATCGACATCAAGATTTACGTTGGCGTACATGCCGGGCTTCAGGCGCACCTGTGGATTGGGAAATTCCATGCGCACGCGCACGGTGCGTGTCTCCACATTCAAGTACGGATAGATGTAGCTGACCCGGCCAAACAGCACCTCATCCGGCAGATAGGGCAGGCGCACCTCGGCCTGCTGCCCGATCTCGATGAAGGGCACTTCGTATTCATAGAAGTCGCCCTCGACCCATACGCTCGAGAGATCAGCTATCCGGTAGAGAGACATCCCGGGGCGTACCTCCATTCCCTCCAGGGCCTCCTTATTGATCACGTAGCCGTCCAGGGGCGAGTAGAGGCTCAGCGTCTTGGTTGGCTTGCCGGTACGCTCAAGTCGCTCGATCTGGGCCTGGCTGATGTCCCACAGCTCGAGCCGACGCCGGGCCGCCTCAAGCAAGGTCTCACCGCTCTCGGCCACGCCGGGATAGGAGCTGCGGGCAAGCTCCCGTTTGGCTCGCAGGGCGACCAGGTACTCCTCCTGGGTCGCCAGCAGCTCAGGGCTGTAGATGTCGAGCAGCCGCTGCCCTTTTTTAACGAACTCGCCCGTGGTGTTGACGTACAGGCGCTCGATCCAGCCACCGACCTTGGACGTTATCGTGGCGAGTGCCTTCTCATTGTAGACGACCCTGGCCACGGCGCGCAGTTCCTTCACCAGACGGCGATGCGCCACGGTGGCGTAGCGCACGCCGATCTGCTGCTGGCGCTGGGGGCTGATGTGGATGGTCTCGGGTGTGGCTGCCGCTGGAGGTTGGGCTTGCGTCTCGGCTTGCGGTTCGGCAGCTGGCGGTCCGCCATGGCCTGCGTGCCCCTGGGCGAGCGCCTGCGTGCCGGAAAGGATGAGCAGCGCAGCCACCAGGAGAACGCGGCAAGCCTTCATTTCGCTTCCCCTGGAGGCTGTAAGCCAACGATATAGTCGATCTCGGCCACTGCCTGGGAATAGTCGGTCAGGGCGCGGGCCCTGGCCACCTCGGAGGCGTAGAGGTTCATCTGGGCCTCAAGCAGGCTCAGGAAATCGAGCGTTCCCACCCGGTAGCCCGAGAGCGAACTCTCCACGGTCAAGCGGGCCTGGGGCAAGATGCCTGTATTGTAGAGGGCGAGCGACTCTTTGGCCCGTGTGGCCTTGGCCAGGGCCTGCCACAGCTCGAACTCTATCTCGTTGACGCCGGCCTGGTAGCTCTCGACAGCCTGCCGCTCGGCCTGTTTCGCCTCACGCAGCATCGGGTCGAGCTTCGAGTCCTGCCACAGTGGCACGTTTATGCTCACTGCTGTTGAGAGCATGTCATCGATCTGGCTGCCCATGACCTCGCCTCGCTGCCCGTATGCGGCCATGATCTCGAAGTCGGGCCAATACTCCTTGCGGGCCAGGTCGATCTCGCGCCGGCGGGCCTGGGTCATGGCCTGGGCCTCCTTGAGCATGGGGCGCTGCTCCAGGGCCAACTCAAGCAATTCGTCGCTGCTCCAGGAAGGCGGCTCGGTGGCGGGAAGGCTTTGCGGAGGCTCGATCAACGAACCGGCCGGTCGGTCGAGAAGGCTCCTCAAGCGAGCGGCAACCATAATTCGCTCGCGCTCGACCATGAGCCGCTCGTCGATCATCCTGGCGTGCTGGGTCTGGGCGCGCAATATGTCGGCCTGCTTGCCCAGGCCAGAAACATAGGCCGCCTTGGCGACTTCGATGAACTGGCTCAACACGCCCAGGTTAGCCTCGATCAGTTGGGCTTGCTGCGCGACGAAAAAAAATTCGTAGTAAACCTCCCGCAGCTCGCGCACCACGCGGTTGGCCGCCTCGATGTAGCGCTGGCGCGCCGCCTCGGCCTCCTGACCGGCCGCATCCCCCCGCAGCTCCCGTTTGCCGAACCAGGGAAACATCTGCGAGACCTGCACCTGCTTCATGGTCATAGGTTCATCATTGAAACGGAAGCTGGTGGGCAAGTTCATCACACCGACGCTCAGTTGCGGGTCCGGGAGTGCCCTGGCCTGCGACGGGCGTTCTCCGGCCGCCTGCCATGCCGCCCGGGCGGCCAACACCTCGCGATTGCGGCTGAGCGCCTCGGAGATCAGCTCGGGCAAGCCTGGTGCCGAGCCGGCCCAGACCCCGGCGGACAGCAGAAGGAAGGCGGCCAGCAGGGCCATTGTCAACGTGGCGGATACTCTCATATGCCTAATCCTTGCCCGAGCGACAATATAGCCG comes from Desulfocurvibacter africanus subsp. africanus DSM 2603 and encodes:
- a CDS encoding efflux RND transporter periplasmic adaptor subunit; amino-acid sequence: MKACRVLLVAALLILSGTQALAQGHAGHGGPPAAEPQAETQAQPPAAATPETIHISPQRQQQIGVRYATVAHRRLVKELRAVARVVYNEKALATITSKVGGWIERLYVNTTGEFVKKGQRLLDIYSPELLATQEEYLVALRAKRELARSSYPGVAESGETLLEAARRRLELWDISQAQIERLERTGKPTKTLSLYSPLDGYVINKEALEGMEVRPGMSLYRIADLSSVWVEGDFYEYEVPFIEIGQQAEVRLPYLPDEVLFGRVSYIYPYLNVETRTVRVRMEFPNPQVRLKPGMYANVNLDVDLGHRLAVPAEALLDTGTKTVAFVDRGQGYLETREVAAGAKAGNYYVVQEGLQAGERVVASANFLIASESKLREALGGAAHAGH
- a CDS encoding TolC family protein — protein: MRVSATLTMALLAAFLLLSAGVWAGSAPGLPELISEALSRNREVLAARAAWQAAGERPSQARALPDPQLSVGVMNLPTSFRFNDEPMTMKQVQVSQMFPWFGKRELRGDAAGQEAEAARQRYIEAANRVVRELREVYYEFFFVAQQAQLIEANLGVLSQFIEVAKAAYVSGLGKQADILRAQTQHARMIDERLMVERERIMVAARLRSLLDRPAGSLIEPPQSLPATEPPSWSSDELLELALEQRPMLKEAQAMTQARRREIDLARKEYWPDFEIMAAYGQRGEVMGSQIDDMLSTAVSINVPLWQDSKLDPMLREAKQAERQAVESYQAGVNEIEFELWQALAKATRAKESLALYNTGILPQARLTVESSLSGYRVGTLDFLSLLEAQMNLYASEVARARALTDYSQAVAEIDYIVGLQPPGEAK